The genomic segment ATCATTCAAGTTGAAGCGCCTAAGGATCGAGCAGATGCTGAGATCATAATTATTGAGAAAGAGATCGAGATACCCACCCATATGGAAGAACTCCCTCAAATTCCAACCGTTGTCGAAACTATTTTCAGATCGGTGGCCAAGTGGGCCGGTCTGGACATTTAAATGTAGAAGCTActgttggatcccggttttctacacgcccaaacgcagcgtaagtttaaaattttattttattttgacaatcaaaattgtttggacgctcgtatgattttaacttaaacattcatagggggctaaaaattatacctttggtgaataaatcacgtggctccaactactCCGGTATTAGCGGATCTAGCttttgatgaatccctacgaactttcttcaagagactcctttcttctaatcaggtccacgactagatgatttgttcctcttctaattcGCACTAGAGAATTAAAAGAAGTTTTTCGTAGGAGAGAAAATAATTGAGAGGCGGCTCAAAAATTCTTTTGAGagtacaaaattattttttgcatATTGAAAGAGCCGAAAAAGAATTCTCAATTCTAAATTGCATTTTCAGATCTTTGGATCCATTGTATATCACATTTATAGTAAGTATTTGGAATTTGAATTTGACGTATCATGAAAATAGAAACTAcctaaatatttatattaattatattattttatttaatttcgatcatgattttaatttttgtgttatttttaattatttagttatCACTACTCTCCtatcatattaaataaaatataattttttatttaatattatattttccaaattttaaaagagtttcgtcattaattttgatatattgattatctgtaaattgatattatctatattattaagtttgagaccTTTAGAGTAAgacatcaaaatatttaatttcataattactCTTGTTACCCTACTCAAAACCTAATCAAATCACTCCATATTTTACATAgaaaaaatctaaacaaaactTCCTTTTTAAATCGAATAAATCTTttatattgaaaataatttcgtgttattgtttagtattatttgatcaaattaaaaataaaaataatacataaaacgCATATAAATCTTTTACTACTTATTATTATGTATCTTAattataatttcaatatatatatttttaacatgttttaataaataattaaaatttttaataaaaatttatttatctaataaatgacaaaaattttgatttttgaaaaatatttatttattatttaaaattttgataaacaaaatattatattaatttttaaatatatttttttgattAACAACATTTCTAGAAGCTTCCATTTTATACCTTTTCTTGTTGGAGGGGCGACTATTCGTTAAACTATCAAAAAAACAAggataaacataaaataaagtCAATTTAACGATAGAAAATTATTATTctcatttctgatagcacccatcggatcatggtaagagcgtctagtagcatcgccccatgatcccctaggtatcactgatagtgcctgcaagaaccagtcgattatgattaacgtacagtacggtcccttcatctcatatatcccgattgaatctgcaaccattggttcatcgagggttgcatattaattcgataactatgtgataactataatagtggcatcgcgtgtactatttggagaactctttctctaacgtacacctcgtactctggccagagattccatgcactattatttcattagatcacataggatatccacacccgtaagtgagcggtgaatccccgactacaatgcactggctcctatatgtgtcgcaactgtgcccaacctcgccacctgatgactctcctggagccggtaaacgagtcaaagcacagccctagcatatagagcctcagtgttgtcccgggtcgtaaggactaatggtatacaatcataaccacgaacttatcctctcgatgaatgataaccacttggaaagtccgagggagggttgttcggtataatcatcatatgactacccatctgtatgtttggacatctctatgcccttaccaagaaacgcagtacacaacatcacagatgctagtctcgagctcaagcgacctttatccatgttttaggcggctgaatcgactaggaacgaatttagaatatgtagtgtttacaaatgagtttcaacatcgaattacgattcatttgtattaaagcataatcaaggactttatctatgctgcttgcatgggtatacagataaagtataacgaaaccattaaaaattaaattatattaaaataaagattgtttatttcacttgagtcaataaattccctagccaaccgttggcttgcagggcatctactcttacaatctcccacttgccctagagccaactacccttaatcccattgcttcgcgatgcttttcaaacaatggtcctggcaagggctttgtaagtggatcagcaacattatctgcagaggggactctctcgactgatatgtctcctcttcccacaatctcccgtatgatgtggaacttcctcagtacatgtttggatcgctgatgagaccttggttcctttgcttgcgcaacggcaccagtgttgtcccagtacaacgggactggatcaactccattaggaataacgcccaactcttggacaaaattcctcatccaaactacctcttttgctgcatcagatgcaacaaagTATTCaacttcagtggtggaatccgcatcggtgtcttgcttggaacctttccaagagacagctgcaccatatagcatgaatacaaaaccagaggtcgatttcgaatcatctacatcacattggaagctagaatccaagtagccttccaatttcaattctccacccccatagaccatgaacaagttcttagtccttctcaagtacttaagaatatctttcacggtctTCCAATACACTGGACCAGGGtttgcctgatatctgcttgtaacactcaaagcgtaagcaacatcatgacgtgtcgatatcataccatacatgatactaccaatagttgacgcatatggaatacgtatcatcatctctatctcttcatcagttttgggacacataattatagatagagtaataccatgacatattggtaagtatcttctcttggactcttccataaaGAATCGTTTCAAAATGATATCGATATAAGTGACTTGGGTGAGTCccagcatcctctttgatctatctctatagatttgtattctcaatacataggatgctccACCCacgtctttcatggagaatttattggctaaccatactttagttgattgcaataatcccacatcattcccaatgagtaggatatcatcaacataaagtactaggaatgtcactacactcccactaattttcttgtacacacatggttcctcaggattcttagcaaaatcaaaccctttgatagtgctatcaaatctgaggttccaactccttgactcctgcttgagaccatatattgatctctgaagtttgcataccttatgctcacttcctactgatgtgtatccctcatgttgagacatataaatttcc from the Primulina eburnea isolate SZY01 chromosome 3, ASM2296580v1, whole genome shotgun sequence genome contains:
- the LOC140828471 gene encoding secreted RxLR effector protein 161-like — encoded protein: MIRIPYASTIGSIMYGMISTRHDVAYALSVTSRYQANPGPVYWKTVKDILKYLRRTKNLFMVYGGGELKLEGYLDSSFQCDVDDSKSTSGFVFMLYGAAVSWKGSKQDTDADSTTEVEYFVASDAAKEVVWMRNFVQELGVIPNGVDPVPLYWDNTGAVAQAKEPRSHQRSKHVLRKFHIIREIVGRGDISVERVPSADNVADPLTKPLPGPLFEKHREAMGLRVVGSRASGRL